A window of Corallococcus macrosporus DSM 14697 contains these coding sequences:
- a CDS encoding HEAT repeat domain-containing protein, with amino-acid sequence MGSDRATIDPAAKLLSGDPTTTDRLIPLLDTVSSADARQGILYALSWHGDLRAWELMVRILANPQEDPVVRGQAAEGIAYMFSQVRPGTARFESAAKALLSALKDPSLEVRFGAIFALGESNHLPFVPVLEALVNDQTPVPGWGETIGEKAAAAIESLTWGKT; translated from the coding sequence GTGGGCTCGGACCGGGCAACCATCGACCCAGCAGCCAAGCTCCTTTCAGGCGACCCGACGACCACGGACAGGCTGATACCGTTGCTCGACACCGTCAGCAGTGCGGACGCACGGCAGGGAATCCTCTACGCGCTCTCCTGGCATGGTGACCTCAGGGCATGGGAGCTCATGGTGCGCATCCTCGCGAATCCCCAAGAGGACCCCGTGGTGCGCGGACAGGCCGCGGAGGGCATTGCGTACATGTTCTCCCAGGTCAGGCCGGGGACCGCCAGGTTCGAGTCCGCCGCCAAGGCACTGCTGTCGGCACTGAAGGACCCATCTCTTGAGGTCCGCTTCGGCGCGATATTCGCGCTCGGAGAGTCAAACCATCTCCCATTCGTCCCGGTGCTCGAAGCCCTGGTCAATGACCAGACCCCAGTCCCGGGCTGGGGTGAGACCATCGGGGAGAAGGCCGCTGCGGCGATCGAATCATTGACGTGGGGCAAGACGTGA
- a CDS encoding Crp/Fnr family transcriptional regulator encodes MKHRLVDYFRRIAPLSDEEALAILDSMVVKTCPKGTHLLMAGQVCTEAYFVLQGCVRQYSVVDGEERSSGFFTEDEWVLSIHSMVNQTPAEHFLVCVEDTTVVVGTEQREGDLYRRFPRFESISRMVMQKVLAEQQERFASYLTDTPEQRYLKLSKTRPDMLQRIPQYQLASYIGVQPESLSRIRKRIATRGKPATPRRKG; translated from the coding sequence ATGAAACACAGACTCGTCGACTACTTCCGCCGCATCGCTCCTTTGTCGGACGAGGAGGCCCTGGCCATCCTGGACAGCATGGTGGTGAAGACCTGCCCGAAAGGCACGCACCTGCTCATGGCGGGCCAGGTCTGCACCGAGGCCTACTTCGTCCTCCAGGGCTGCGTCCGCCAGTACTCCGTCGTTGACGGTGAGGAGCGGAGCAGCGGGTTCTTCACCGAGGACGAATGGGTCCTCTCGATTCACAGCATGGTGAACCAGACCCCGGCGGAGCACTTCCTGGTCTGCGTGGAAGACACCACGGTGGTGGTCGGCACGGAGCAACGCGAGGGGGACCTGTATCGACGCTTCCCCCGCTTCGAGAGCATCTCCCGGATGGTGATGCAGAAGGTCCTGGCGGAGCAGCAGGAGCGGTTCGCTTCGTACCTCACCGATACCCCGGAGCAGCGCTACCTCAAGCTCTCGAAGACGCGGCCGGACATGCTTCAGCGGATTCCGCAGTATCAACTGGCCAGCTACATCGGCGTGCAACCCGAGTCGCTGAGCCGGATCCGAAAGCGCATTGCCACGCGCGGCAAGCCGGCTACGCCGCGACGGAAGGGGTGA
- a CDS encoding DUF4386 domain-containing protein yields the protein MSTTRLHSRSLGVLFLLPFFAYGIGTALVTSILQEPEHLAVVAGQRTLFVGGALLLLLNSILVVGIGVLCFPILRARSPSIAVAYVCTRVMEALVLIIGVIFLLCILQLGASAQGQPAPELVTLTRLLSKGNFWAYQLAMIILGTGSVAFCLSLYRARLLPSLLPLVGALGYGLLALGAVLELFGLPWGIFFSGPGGLFELFLGGWLIAKGFRTVTPSVAA from the coding sequence ATGAGCACCACCCGCCTTCACTCCCGCTCTCTGGGAGTCCTCTTTCTCCTTCCATTCTTCGCCTACGGCATCGGCACCGCGCTCGTCACCTCCATCCTGCAGGAGCCGGAGCACCTGGCCGTAGTGGCCGGGCAGAGGACGCTGTTCGTCGGGGGCGCGCTGCTGCTCCTGTTGAACTCCATCCTCGTCGTCGGGATTGGCGTGCTGTGCTTTCCGATCCTCCGAGCGCGGAGCCCGAGCATCGCCGTCGCGTACGTCTGCACGCGGGTCATGGAGGCGCTGGTCCTCATCATCGGAGTGATTTTCCTCCTGTGCATCCTTCAGCTCGGAGCTTCCGCGCAAGGGCAGCCGGCGCCGGAACTGGTGACCCTGACCCGACTTCTCTCGAAGGGGAACTTCTGGGCGTACCAGCTCGCGATGATCATCCTGGGGACCGGCAGCGTGGCGTTCTGCCTATCGCTGTACCGCGCCCGGCTTCTTCCCTCATTGCTCCCGCTGGTGGGCGCGCTGGGCTACGGGCTTCTGGCGCTGGGGGCCGTGCTCGAGCTCTTCGGGCTGCCGTGGGGCATCTTCTTCTCCGGCCCCGGAGGCCTCTTCGAGCTGTTCCTGGGCGGCTGGCTCATCGCCAAGGGGTTCCGAACCGTCACCCCTTCCGTCGCGGCGTAG
- a CDS encoding double-CXXCG motif protein, whose protein sequence is MKVTTQEAALLKFYVVEEDRTTEFTGSLRARPPWGFPGVSPCDACGAAGGWAGLQYPCVDLSSLPERQAFENPGRQVSLEEFSRLRERVRPLAPSWARLEPGADFGPPTGTGSGAFGDLFMQNPWSLYIRREAVERLQAAGIQGLSGCTLNVQYRGKNPPELLAMQLELHGRLHLDGVSPEMSQACSTCGMPRHGLPQPPTLDLHSIPEPPDLFRLHDWPTFIVASERMADSVRRLSLTGVRFNELAAR, encoded by the coding sequence ATGAAGGTGACGACCCAGGAGGCTGCGCTCTTGAAGTTCTATGTGGTCGAAGAAGACAGGACCACTGAGTTCACCGGTAGCCTACGAGCGCGCCCTCCCTGGGGGTTCCCAGGCGTCAGTCCCTGCGACGCATGTGGAGCTGCGGGAGGCTGGGCTGGTCTCCAGTACCCATGCGTAGACCTGTCGAGCCTCCCGGAGCGACAGGCATTCGAAAATCCAGGCCGGCAGGTCAGCCTCGAGGAGTTCTCTCGATTGAGAGAACGGGTCCGACCTCTCGCGCCCAGTTGGGCTCGGCTGGAACCGGGCGCAGATTTTGGTCCGCCCACAGGTACGGGCAGCGGGGCCTTTGGCGACCTCTTCATGCAGAACCCCTGGTCGCTTTACATCCGCCGTGAAGCCGTGGAGCGTCTTCAGGCGGCGGGCATCCAAGGCCTTTCAGGCTGCACGTTGAATGTGCAGTACCGCGGCAAGAACCCACCTGAGTTGCTCGCCATGCAGTTGGAACTTCATGGCCGACTGCACCTTGATGGCGTGTCTCCTGAAATGAGCCAAGCCTGCTCGACGTGCGGGATGCCCCGTCACGGGCTACCTCAGCCACCGACTCTCGACCTACATTCGATACCAGAGCCTCCAGATCTTTTTCGGCTACACGACTGGCCCACATTCATCGTGGCCAGCGAACGAATGGCGGACTCCGTGCGGCGACTTTCCTTGACGGGAGTCCGCTTCAACGAACTCGCGGCCCGATAA
- a CDS encoding L-threonylcarbamoyladenylate synthase: MIAPESLERAVELLRRGGVVALPTETVYGLSANAEDELAVRRVFAIKGRPATHPLIVHIPGVEHLGAWAHEVPEAARKLAEAFWPGPLTLVLKRTARATDAVTGGQDTVALRVPNHPVALAVLRRLGGGLAAPSANRFGKVSPTTAEHVREDLGGDVDLVLDGGPCTVGVESTIVDLSSEEPAILRPGGLAAENVERVLGRKVPVRTTSKVRVSGSLESHYAPRAGVVLVEPGQAVARVQELRGQGLRVGVLGPASLALPADVPRFDVPDEPAGAARVLYARLREADAQGHDVLVACLPAESGLGIAVRDRLSRAAAPRG, encoded by the coding sequence ATGATTGCTCCAGAGTCCCTTGAACGCGCGGTGGAATTGCTGCGGCGCGGTGGTGTCGTCGCCCTGCCGACGGAAACCGTCTACGGTCTGTCCGCCAACGCGGAGGACGAGCTGGCAGTACGCCGCGTCTTCGCCATCAAGGGCCGTCCCGCCACCCACCCGCTCATCGTCCACATCCCGGGGGTGGAGCACCTGGGCGCCTGGGCCCATGAAGTCCCGGAGGCCGCGAGGAAGCTGGCCGAGGCCTTCTGGCCGGGGCCGTTGACGCTGGTGCTGAAGCGCACCGCCCGGGCCACGGATGCTGTCACGGGGGGGCAGGACACGGTGGCCCTGCGTGTACCGAATCACCCGGTGGCGCTCGCGGTGCTGCGGAGGCTGGGCGGTGGGCTTGCCGCGCCGAGCGCGAACCGGTTCGGGAAGGTCAGCCCCACGACTGCGGAACACGTGCGGGAGGACCTGGGTGGCGACGTGGACCTGGTCCTGGATGGAGGCCCGTGCACGGTGGGCGTGGAGTCGACCATCGTGGACTTGAGCTCGGAGGAGCCCGCGATTCTGCGGCCCGGTGGACTGGCGGCGGAGAACGTGGAGCGGGTGCTGGGGCGGAAGGTGCCGGTGCGGACGACGTCCAAGGTGCGCGTGTCGGGTTCACTGGAGTCGCACTACGCGCCGCGTGCCGGTGTGGTGCTGGTGGAGCCCGGACAGGCCGTGGCGCGGGTCCAGGAGTTGCGTGGACAGGGATTGCGCGTGGGTGTGCTGGGACCGGCGAGCCTTGCGTTGCCAGCTGATGTGCCGCGCTTCGATGTACCGGATGAGCCTGCTGGGGCTGCGCGTGTGCTGTACGCCCGGCTGCGTGAGGCGGATGCACAGGGGCACGACGTGCTGGTGGCGTGCCTCCCGGCGGAGAGCGGGCTGGGCATCGCGGTCCGGGACCGGCTGTCGCGCGCCGCAGCTCCGCGGGGATAG
- a CDS encoding TIGR01777 family oxidoreductase codes for MGKSHVFDARSRMPVSASDLFAWHAREGAFERLAPPWERMEVLERTGDGIRTGARVVVRMRVGPVPQRLVAEHTAYSEGAMFQDTQRSGPFTKWVHTHRMWPEPTTGTSILDDEVEYILPVGPLGSLFGGGFARRTLERMFAYRHRITREDLKRHAAFAGQGPLTIAVTGASGLVGSSLVPFLTTGGHTVKRLVRGKADPARSEVAWAPDKGEVDTDALEGVDAVVHLAGVNVAGQRWTPEYKDAILKSRTQGTRTLAEALARMKRKPKVLVSAGGSSIYGDRGDELLTEESSTDGKGFLSQVSREWEAAAEPAEAAGIRVVHLRIGPVLDAREGALAKMLPAFLAGGGGPIGSGRQWMSWVALEDVLGLIHFSLFTEAARGALNTVAPGAVRQADFARTLGKVLRRPAVFPVPAPVVRTLFGQMGQEALLDGARIVPQAAQRLGFAFLLPDLEGALRFTLGRTTEGPEYRHS; via the coding sequence ATGGGCAAGTCGCACGTCTTCGATGCTCGCAGCCGGATGCCCGTCTCAGCCAGTGACCTCTTCGCCTGGCATGCCCGGGAAGGGGCGTTCGAGCGCCTGGCGCCCCCCTGGGAGCGGATGGAGGTACTGGAGCGCACCGGCGACGGCATCCGCACCGGCGCCCGCGTCGTCGTCCGCATGCGCGTGGGCCCCGTCCCCCAGCGCCTGGTGGCCGAGCACACCGCCTACTCCGAAGGCGCCATGTTCCAGGACACCCAGCGGTCCGGCCCCTTCACGAAGTGGGTCCACACCCACCGGATGTGGCCCGAGCCCACCACGGGCACGTCCATCCTGGACGACGAGGTGGAGTACATCCTCCCCGTGGGCCCGCTGGGCAGCCTCTTCGGCGGAGGCTTCGCGCGCCGCACCCTGGAGCGGATGTTCGCGTACCGGCACCGCATCACCCGCGAGGACCTCAAGCGCCACGCCGCCTTCGCGGGGCAAGGGCCGCTCACCATCGCCGTCACCGGTGCCTCGGGGCTGGTCGGCTCCTCGCTGGTGCCCTTCCTCACCACCGGCGGCCACACCGTGAAGCGCCTGGTGCGCGGCAAGGCGGACCCCGCGCGGAGCGAGGTCGCCTGGGCGCCCGACAAGGGCGAGGTGGACACCGACGCGCTCGAAGGCGTGGACGCCGTGGTGCACCTCGCTGGAGTCAACGTGGCGGGCCAGCGTTGGACCCCCGAGTACAAGGACGCCATCCTCAAGAGCCGCACCCAGGGCACCCGCACCCTGGCCGAGGCCCTGGCGCGCATGAAGCGCAAGCCGAAGGTGCTCGTCTCCGCGGGCGGCAGCAGCATCTACGGCGACCGTGGCGACGAGCTCCTCACCGAGGAGAGCAGCACCGACGGGAAGGGCTTCCTCTCCCAGGTCTCACGCGAATGGGAGGCCGCCGCCGAGCCCGCCGAGGCCGCCGGCATCCGCGTGGTCCACCTGCGCATCGGCCCCGTGCTGGACGCGCGCGAGGGCGCCCTGGCGAAGATGCTCCCCGCGTTCCTCGCGGGCGGCGGCGGGCCCATCGGCTCCGGGCGGCAGTGGATGAGCTGGGTGGCGCTGGAGGACGTGCTCGGCCTCATCCACTTCTCCCTCTTCACCGAGGCGGCGCGCGGCGCCCTCAATACCGTCGCGCCGGGGGCCGTGAGACAGGCGGACTTCGCCCGGACCCTGGGCAAGGTGCTGCGGCGCCCGGCTGTCTTCCCGGTCCCCGCGCCCGTGGTCCGCACGCTCTTCGGTCAGATGGGGCAGGAGGCGCTGCTGGACGGCGCGCGAATCGTGCCCCAAGCGGCCCAGCGGCTGGGGTTCGCCTTCCTCCTTCCCGACCTGGAGGGCGCGCTGCGTTTCACCCTGGGTCGCACGACGGAGGGCCCTGAATACCGCCATTCTTGA
- a CDS encoding ABC transporter ATP-binding protein — protein MIQVEGLTKYYGEHAAIRELAFTISQGEVIGFLGLNGAGKSTTLKVLGCVLLPTSGRVVIDGHDVVSNAHEVRQRIGYLPDVPPLYDEMTVGEYLAYVAQLRGVTARDTASRVGEAEEKTGLRDVHGELISTLSHGYRQRVGVAQALVHKPALLILDEPTSGLDPRQIVEMRDVIRGLKGAHTVLVSSHILPEISQTCDRLLIIHKGMLVAQGTEEELAAKMGGRGTIELEVRGDKARAVEVLQGFGAVEVDRAADGLVALTVRTSPDRRPQVAQAVVGAGLELLRLDQGAGQLESIFLRLTHGQEVRA, from the coding sequence ATGATTCAGGTCGAAGGGCTGACCAAGTACTACGGTGAGCACGCGGCGATCCGGGAGCTGGCCTTCACCATCAGCCAGGGAGAAGTGATTGGCTTCCTGGGCCTCAATGGCGCTGGAAAATCGACGACGCTGAAGGTCCTGGGGTGCGTGCTGCTGCCGACCTCGGGGCGCGTCGTCATCGACGGCCATGACGTGGTGAGCAATGCCCACGAGGTCCGCCAGCGCATCGGCTACCTGCCGGACGTGCCTCCGCTCTATGACGAGATGACGGTGGGTGAGTACCTGGCCTACGTCGCGCAGCTCCGCGGCGTCACGGCCCGGGACACCGCCAGCCGCGTGGGCGAGGCCGAGGAGAAGACCGGCCTTCGCGACGTCCACGGCGAGCTCATCTCCACGCTCAGCCATGGCTACCGTCAGCGCGTGGGCGTGGCGCAGGCGCTGGTGCACAAGCCCGCGCTGCTCATCCTCGACGAGCCCACCAGCGGCCTGGACCCGCGGCAAATCGTGGAGATGCGCGACGTCATCCGCGGGCTGAAGGGCGCGCACACGGTGCTCGTCTCCAGCCACATCCTCCCCGAAATCTCCCAGACGTGTGACCGGCTGCTCATCATCCACAAGGGGATGCTGGTGGCGCAGGGCACGGAGGAGGAGCTGGCCGCGAAGATGGGCGGCCGGGGCACCATCGAGCTGGAGGTGCGCGGCGACAAGGCGCGCGCGGTGGAGGTGCTCCAGGGCTTCGGCGCGGTGGAGGTGGACCGCGCGGCGGACGGCCTGGTGGCGCTGACGGTGCGGACCTCCCCGGACCGGCGTCCCCAGGTGGCGCAGGCGGTGGTGGGCGCGGGTCTGGAGTTGTTGCGGCTGGACCAGGGCGCCGGCCAGCTCGAATCCATCTTCCTGCGGCTGACACACGGCCAGGAGGTGCGCGCGTGA
- a CDS encoding ABC transporter permease — MKALLIARRELSAYLRTLSGYVIIAVILALNGLFFNAYALGGASKRSAEVLSQFFYYSSGFTIVASVFISMRLLAEERQTGTLPLLYSSPLRDRDIVLGKFLAGLAFLALYVACTVYMPLLVMVNGKVSFGHVAAGYLGLLLLGSASLAVGTFGSALARNQLLAAITSAVMLVALILCWLLARITEQPLADVFSAMSLWNQHFPPFQVGLIHVRDVVYYLVVTYVALFAATRVLEARRWR; from the coding sequence GTGAAGGCGCTGCTCATCGCCCGCCGCGAGCTGTCCGCGTACCTGCGCACGCTCAGCGGCTACGTCATCATCGCGGTCATCCTCGCGTTGAACGGCTTGTTCTTCAACGCGTACGCCCTGGGTGGCGCCAGCAAGCGCTCCGCCGAGGTGCTGTCCCAGTTCTTCTACTATTCGAGCGGCTTCACCATCGTCGCCTCGGTGTTCATCTCCATGCGCCTCTTGGCCGAGGAGCGCCAGACGGGCACGCTGCCGCTGTTGTACTCGTCACCGCTGCGCGACAGGGACATCGTGCTGGGCAAGTTCCTGGCGGGGCTGGCCTTCCTGGCGCTGTACGTGGCGTGCACGGTGTACATGCCGCTGCTGGTGATGGTGAACGGCAAGGTGTCCTTCGGGCACGTGGCGGCGGGGTACCTCGGCCTGCTGCTGTTGGGCAGCGCGTCGCTGGCGGTGGGGACCTTCGGCTCCGCGCTGGCGCGCAACCAGTTGCTCGCGGCGATTACCTCCGCGGTGATGCTGGTGGCCCTCATCCTGTGCTGGCTGCTGGCCCGCATCACCGAGCAGCCGCTGGCGGACGTCTTCAGCGCGATGTCGCTGTGGAATCAGCACTTCCCGCCGTTCCAGGTGGGGCTCATCCACGTGCGTGACGTCGTCTACTACCTCGTGGTCACCTACGTGGCGCTGTTCGCGGCCACGCGGGTGCTCGAGGCGCGGAGGTGGCGATGA
- a CDS encoding Gldg family protein encodes MSARSSRGGLPVTLVFVAGLLAVFIGERILGIGTGRTVLSGLGVAVAVGALGWRLTRMRSASADRRAVEAWVSGLYGVGLLALGLYFLQSDAGSALFGGPLSQKAPRLAVSLAALFPALLACCLLPLAMVEVAAAAMTRAPLLETGRVRSALYSGLGLAFVLIFAFASMFVATQADATWDLSYFRTAKPGDGTRKVIRGLNEPLQVTLFFPPANEVGEAVGQYFRDLAVESPGLLNVERLDQAVEPVRARSLGVHSNGTVVLARGDRKEPLTVGLEIERARGQLQRLDQEVQRRLLTVARPRRVVYFTAGHGERAESRAVPGETMRPSVEKLKELMRAQNVDVRPLGVSEGLGTEVPRDAAVVVVAGPTQAFLPEELNALSEYAARGGRLWLALEPDGPDLQPLLEPWGLKFLKTPLANDQVYFRTTRQQSDRGNLGTATFSSHPSVTSLSSLAGQMPTVFVSAGALEQLQPLPGGIAQNVSVRAHGATFADANGNFTLDAGETRRPWPLVIAVEKPAPAGQEAMRAVVMADADAVGDLLLGNMGNAYLALDTLRWLTGEESISGAVSSEEDTPILHTREQDVLWFYATVFLGPALVLAVGFVTTRRRGRRAPRPAVAGGER; translated from the coding sequence ATGAGCGCCCGTTCTTCACGCGGGGGACTCCCCGTGACGCTGGTCTTCGTCGCGGGCCTGCTGGCCGTCTTCATCGGTGAGCGCATCCTCGGCATCGGCACGGGCCGCACCGTCCTGTCCGGCCTGGGCGTGGCGGTGGCGGTGGGCGCGCTGGGCTGGCGCCTGACGCGGATGCGGTCGGCCAGCGCGGACCGGCGCGCCGTCGAGGCGTGGGTGTCCGGCCTGTACGGCGTGGGCCTGCTGGCGCTGGGGCTCTACTTCCTCCAGTCGGACGCGGGCTCGGCCCTCTTTGGCGGGCCGCTGTCCCAGAAGGCGCCGAGGCTGGCGGTGTCGCTGGCGGCGCTGTTCCCCGCGCTGCTCGCGTGCTGCCTGCTGCCCTTGGCGATGGTGGAGGTGGCCGCCGCGGCGATGACGCGCGCGCCGCTGCTGGAGACGGGCCGCGTCCGCAGCGCGCTGTACTCCGGGCTGGGGCTGGCCTTCGTGCTCATCTTCGCCTTCGCGTCCATGTTCGTCGCCACCCAGGCCGACGCGACGTGGGACCTGTCCTACTTCCGCACCGCGAAGCCCGGCGACGGCACGCGCAAGGTGATTCGCGGGCTCAACGAGCCGCTCCAGGTGACGCTCTTCTTCCCGCCCGCGAACGAGGTGGGCGAGGCGGTGGGCCAGTACTTCCGGGACCTGGCGGTGGAGAGCCCGGGGCTGCTCAACGTGGAGCGGCTGGACCAGGCGGTGGAGCCGGTGCGGGCGAGGTCGCTGGGCGTCCACAGCAACGGCACCGTCGTCCTGGCGCGCGGCGACCGGAAGGAGCCCCTCACGGTGGGGCTGGAAATCGAGCGGGCGCGCGGTCAGCTCCAGCGGTTGGACCAGGAGGTCCAGCGCCGACTGCTGACGGTGGCGCGGCCTCGCCGGGTCGTCTACTTCACGGCGGGCCACGGCGAGCGCGCCGAGTCGCGCGCGGTGCCGGGCGAGACGATGCGCCCGTCCGTGGAGAAGCTGAAGGAGCTGATGCGCGCGCAGAACGTGGACGTGCGGCCGCTCGGCGTCTCCGAGGGGCTGGGCACCGAGGTGCCGCGTGACGCCGCCGTGGTGGTGGTGGCGGGGCCGACGCAGGCGTTCCTCCCCGAGGAGCTGAATGCGCTGAGCGAGTACGCCGCGCGCGGCGGTCGGCTGTGGCTGGCGTTGGAGCCGGACGGGCCGGACCTCCAGCCGCTGCTGGAGCCTTGGGGCCTGAAGTTCCTCAAGACGCCGCTGGCCAATGACCAGGTGTACTTCCGCACCACGCGGCAGCAGAGCGACCGCGGCAACCTGGGCACGGCGACGTTCTCCTCGCACCCGTCCGTCACCTCGCTGTCGTCGCTGGCGGGGCAAATGCCGACCGTCTTCGTGAGCGCGGGCGCGCTGGAGCAGCTTCAGCCGCTGCCCGGCGGCATCGCGCAGAACGTGTCGGTGCGCGCGCACGGCGCCACCTTCGCGGACGCCAACGGCAACTTCACGTTGGATGCGGGCGAGACGCGGCGGCCCTGGCCCCTGGTCATCGCGGTGGAGAAGCCCGCGCCGGCCGGCCAGGAGGCGATGCGCGCCGTGGTGATGGCGGACGCGGACGCGGTGGGGGACCTGCTGCTGGGCAACATGGGCAACGCGTACCTGGCGTTGGACACGCTGCGGTGGCTCACCGGCGAGGAGTCCATCTCCGGCGCGGTGTCCTCGGAGGAAGACACGCCCATCCTGCACACGCGGGAGCAGGACGTCCTCTGGTTCTACGCGACGGTGTTCCTGGGCCCGGCCCTGGTGCTGGCGGTGGGCTTCGTGACGACGCGCCGGCGGGGACGCCGCGCGCCGCGCCCCGCGGTGGCGGGAGGTGAGCGATGA
- a CDS encoding GvpL/GvpF family gas vesicle protein, with protein sequence MPRTTRPRKGAARGGKRAPQAARPPPPEPEPVTPDGPRYLYGIVRATAALELGRIGVGTVPTQVYALHESGLAALVSEAPGRVVDPTRAHLLGHQRVTEHLLREHTVLPAAFGTVLASEAQVRDLLRTAHDALAGVLEALEGKVELGLKVLWHREHLVQRLLLEDAQLARRDDEPEAEHEQRLASAVEDRAGRDMRALLEGLRPRAVALREHPPVGERMLLNAAFLVERTGLESFEEKVRSLAARSDTYAFRFTGPWAPYSFVDVRLGPRDEDAVGT encoded by the coding sequence ATGCCCCGGACGACACGGCCCCGGAAGGGAGCGGCTCGCGGCGGCAAGCGCGCGCCCCAGGCCGCCCGGCCGCCACCTCCCGAGCCGGAGCCGGTGACGCCGGACGGCCCCCGGTACCTCTACGGCATCGTTCGCGCCACGGCGGCCCTGGAGCTCGGGCGCATCGGCGTGGGCACCGTCCCGACGCAGGTGTACGCCCTCCACGAGTCCGGCCTGGCGGCGCTGGTGTCCGAGGCGCCCGGGCGGGTGGTGGACCCGACGCGGGCGCACCTGCTGGGCCACCAGCGCGTCACCGAGCACCTCCTCCGCGAGCACACCGTGCTCCCCGCGGCCTTCGGCACCGTCTTGGCCTCCGAGGCCCAGGTCCGCGACCTGCTGCGCACCGCCCATGACGCGCTGGCCGGGGTGCTGGAGGCGCTGGAGGGCAAGGTGGAGCTGGGCCTCAAGGTGCTCTGGCACCGCGAGCACCTGGTCCAGCGGCTGCTGTTGGAGGACGCCCAGCTCGCCCGCCGTGACGACGAGCCGGAGGCCGAGCACGAACAGCGGCTGGCGTCCGCCGTGGAGGACCGCGCCGGGCGCGACATGCGCGCGCTGCTGGAGGGCCTGCGGCCACGCGCCGTGGCCCTGCGTGAGCACCCGCCCGTGGGAGAGCGGATGCTGCTCAACGCGGCCTTCCTCGTCGAGCGGACCGGGCTGGAGTCCTTCGAGGAGAAGGTGCGCTCCCTGGCGGCGCGCTCGGACACCTACGCGTTCCGCTTCACCGGCCCCTGGGCGCCGTACAGCTTCGTGGACGTGCGCCTGGGCCCGCGTGACGAGGACGCGGTGGGGACCTGA
- a CDS encoding response regulator encodes MTTPSETPKPLVLVVDDYQDAREMYAEYLEFSGFRVAEAKNGQEALDKAFELHPDIILMDLSLPIMDGWEATRRLKNDDRTRTIPVVALTGHAMTGQSDEAKGAGCDSFVTKPCLPDALVDEVRRVLATHGGAQPR; translated from the coding sequence ATGACGACCCCATCTGAGACACCGAAGCCCCTCGTGCTGGTCGTCGACGACTACCAGGACGCCAGGGAGATGTACGCCGAGTACCTGGAGTTCTCCGGCTTCCGCGTGGCCGAGGCGAAGAATGGCCAGGAGGCGCTGGACAAGGCCTTCGAGCTGCACCCCGACATCATCCTCATGGACCTGTCGCTGCCCATCATGGACGGCTGGGAGGCGACGCGGCGGCTGAAGAACGACGACCGCACGCGCACCATCCCCGTGGTGGCCCTGACGGGGCATGCGATGACGGGCCAATCCGACGAAGCCAAGGGCGCGGGCTGCGACTCCTTCGTCACCAAGCCCTGCCTTCCGGACGCGCTGGTGGATGAAGTCCGCCGCGTGCTGGCCACCCACGGAGGCGCACAGCCGAGGTGA